In the Thauera sedimentorum genome, one interval contains:
- a CDS encoding flagellar brake protein: protein MSTENTTRVELLRSDDFAQYLLHDARQIKQILRSLVENRALITTYLPSGNQSFLTAILTLIDDEERLVFDASPDEAVNRRVASIDELICATQLEGIKIQFPLSGIQEVTYQGRDAFVADRPERLLRLQRREFYRLVAPITHALNCTIPVPQKDEEPRTIEARVLDISGGGMAVVVPPDDADFVPGMEFDGCRVNLPDFGPVTVRMRVRNLFRLTNRNGVEVLRAGCEFVNLPNSANNLIQRYIFKVERDRSARERGL from the coding sequence ATGAGCACCGAAAACACCACTCGAGTCGAACTGCTTCGCTCCGACGACTTTGCCCAGTACCTGCTGCACGACGCCCGGCAAATCAAGCAGATCCTCCGCTCGCTGGTGGAAAACCGCGCGTTGATCACCACCTACCTGCCCTCCGGCAATCAGTCCTTCCTCACCGCCATCCTCACGCTGATCGACGACGAGGAACGCCTGGTCTTCGACGCCAGCCCGGACGAAGCGGTGAACCGCCGGGTGGCGTCCATCGACGAGTTGATCTGCGCCACCCAGCTCGAAGGCATCAAGATCCAGTTTCCCCTGAGCGGCATCCAGGAAGTCACCTACCAGGGGCGCGACGCCTTCGTGGCCGACCGCCCGGAGCGCCTGCTGCGCCTGCAGCGCCGCGAGTTCTACCGGCTGGTCGCGCCGATCACCCACGCGCTGAACTGCACCATCCCGGTTCCGCAGAAGGACGAAGAACCGCGCACCATCGAAGCGCGGGTGCTGGACATCTCCGGTGGCGGCATGGCCGTGGTCGTGCCGCCCGACGACGCGGATTTCGTGCCCGGCATGGAGTTCGACGGCTGCCGCGTGAACCTGCCGGATTTCGGCCCGGTCACGGTCCGCATGCGGGTACGCAACCTGTTCCGCCTGACCAACCGCAACGGCGTCGAAGTGCTGCGGGCCGGCTGCGAATTCGTGAACCTGCCCAACAGCGCCAACAACCTGATCCAGCGCTACATCTTCAAGGTCGAACGCGACCGCAGCGCCCGCGAGCGCGGCCTCTGA
- a CDS encoding EscU/YscU/HrcU family type III secretion system export apparatus switch protein, with translation MQPDDNPLATRGEAVALTYTAGEAAPRVVAKGRGLIAQEIISRAREAGVYVHESPELVALLMQVDLDERIPPQLYLAVAELLAWLYRVEQGDMSAPPPPSATLPGAPTGPDKGGPAL, from the coding sequence ATGCAGCCTGACGACAACCCGCTCGCCACCCGCGGCGAAGCCGTTGCGCTGACCTACACCGCGGGCGAGGCCGCACCGCGCGTGGTGGCCAAGGGCCGCGGACTGATCGCCCAGGAAATCATCTCGCGTGCCCGCGAGGCGGGCGTATATGTTCACGAATCGCCCGAACTCGTCGCGCTGCTGATGCAGGTGGATCTGGACGAGCGCATTCCACCCCAGCTCTATCTGGCCGTGGCCGAGCTGCTCGCCTGGCTGTATCGGGTGGAACAAGGCGACATGAGTGCGCCACCGCCGCCGAGCGCCACCCTGCCCGGCGCCCCGACCGGCCCGGACAAGGGCGGTCCCGCGCTGTGA
- a CDS encoding flagellar hook-length control protein FliK, with product MIPADLAARLRLLTEASFFETEPPVPGLQRAREIQAQLPELLPGQRFTAALQRALPDGSFQAIVAGRQITLALPHAANAGDTLELVVTQTTPRAVFAQLADPPATAGANITRPELSPAGRLISFLLTGQPAAEPAALAGGKPLLSAPPANGAALAPILRQALAQSGMFYEAHQSRWLAGKVDTASLLGEPQGQQAAARGASPQATGAPAQAQAQQAAAAGTPAQAAGARAAAAAMPAGGAERAASAAPQAEATAAGRVPAVPERILPVVHQQLDALATQQYVWHGQAWPGQHIEWRIEDPGDGEGDGSGDAREWHTSLHLTLPRLGGVDAHLYLGASGLALRMQADDPDAAQALQDGRPALESALEAIGVPLTGMVVEVPDAA from the coding sequence ATGATCCCCGCCGACCTCGCTGCCCGTCTTCGCCTGCTGACCGAAGCCAGCTTCTTCGAGACCGAACCCCCGGTCCCGGGCCTGCAGCGTGCACGTGAGATCCAGGCGCAGCTGCCCGAACTGCTGCCCGGCCAGCGCTTTACCGCCGCCCTGCAGCGCGCCCTGCCCGACGGCAGCTTCCAGGCCATCGTCGCCGGGCGTCAGATCACCCTGGCGCTGCCCCACGCGGCCAATGCCGGCGACACCCTGGAACTCGTCGTCACCCAGACCACCCCGCGCGCAGTGTTTGCCCAACTGGCCGATCCGCCCGCCACAGCCGGCGCGAACATCACCCGGCCCGAACTCAGCCCCGCCGGACGCCTGATCAGCTTTCTGCTGACCGGCCAGCCGGCGGCCGAACCCGCGGCGCTGGCGGGCGGCAAACCCCTGCTTTCCGCCCCCCCGGCAAACGGTGCCGCGCTGGCGCCGATCCTGCGTCAGGCGCTGGCGCAGAGCGGCATGTTCTACGAAGCGCACCAGTCCAGATGGCTGGCCGGCAAGGTCGATACCGCATCGCTGCTGGGCGAGCCGCAAGGCCAGCAGGCCGCAGCGCGCGGCGCTTCACCGCAGGCCACGGGCGCACCAGCACAGGCACAAGCACAGCAAGCCGCTGCCGCCGGCACGCCAGCCCAGGCGGCGGGCGCGCGCGCTGCCGCGGCCGCGATGCCGGCCGGCGGCGCCGAGCGGGCGGCAAGCGCCGCACCGCAGGCGGAAGCCACTGCCGCGGGGCGGGTCCCCGCGGTGCCCGAGCGCATCCTTCCGGTGGTGCACCAGCAGCTCGACGCCCTGGCCACGCAACAGTACGTCTGGCACGGCCAGGCCTGGCCGGGACAGCACATCGAATGGCGCATCGAGGACCCGGGCGACGGTGAAGGCGACGGCAGCGGCGACGCACGCGAGTGGCACACCTCCCTGCACCTCACGCTCCCGCGCCTCGGCGGCGTGGACGCCCATCTCTACCTCGGCGCAAGCGGCCTGGCGCTGCGCATGCAGGCCGACGACCCCGATGCCGCCCAAGCCCTGCAGGACGGCCGGCCTGCGCTGGAAAGCGCACTGGAAGCCATCGGCGTGCCACTGACCGGCATGGTGGTGGAGGTCCCGGATGCAGCCTGA
- the fliT gene encoding flagellar protein FliT, translated as MNPQAKPDADGLGEELQAILAELDSRSRAGEWEALPELGQRALSIASELGRSALPDDPAALERRRLVLERLLAGIGSITQIIEPARSKLGEDLSSAQVRSKVNTAYGMPQRTGGA; from the coding sequence ATGAACCCACAGGCCAAACCCGACGCGGACGGCCTCGGCGAAGAGCTTCAGGCCATACTGGCCGAGCTTGATTCCCGCTCGCGGGCCGGCGAATGGGAAGCCCTGCCCGAGCTCGGCCAGCGCGCCCTGTCGATCGCCTCGGAACTGGGGCGCAGCGCCCTGCCCGACGACCCTGCGGCACTCGAACGGCGACGCCTCGTGCTCGAGCGCCTGCTTGCCGGGATCGGGTCGATCACGCAGATCATCGAGCCCGCCCGCAGCAAGCTGGGCGAAGATCTCTCCAGCGCCCAGGTGCGTTCCAAGGTCAACACCGCCTACGGCATGCCGCAACGCACCGGCGGCGCCTGA
- the fliS gene encoding flagellar export chaperone FliS, whose product MFSHAMNVQNAYRSAGVDAEILGSSPHRLIKLLFDGALAYIAKARQHMLDNNVQAKSEAITRAIDIISRGLRASLDLEAGGQLAKSLDDLYEYIALQVLKGQMQNDPACLDEASRLLTELGDAWAQIGDRVGQ is encoded by the coding sequence ATGTTCTCACACGCGATGAACGTACAGAACGCCTACCGCTCGGCGGGCGTTGACGCAGAGATTCTCGGATCGAGCCCGCACAGGCTGATCAAACTGCTGTTCGACGGCGCGCTCGCCTACATCGCCAAGGCCCGCCAGCACATGCTGGACAACAACGTCCAGGCCAAGTCGGAAGCGATCACCCGCGCGATCGACATCATCTCGCGCGGACTTCGTGCGAGCCTCGACCTCGAAGCCGGCGGGCAGCTGGCGAAATCGCTGGACGACCTGTACGAGTACATCGCGCTGCAGGTGCTGAAAGGCCAGATGCAGAACGATCCGGCCTGCCTCGACGAGGCCAGCCGGCTGCTGACCGAATTGGGCGACGCGTGGGCGCAGATCGGCGACCGGGTCGGCCAATGA
- the fliD gene encoding flagellar filament capping protein FliD has product MAGSISSLGIGSGLDANSIVEKLMAIERAPLTALNRREASYQAKISAFGTIKTRFDALQTAADKLADPAKLAGFTASLGDEDVLSVAPGAFASGGSYNVNVVQVAQSQKSLSNLYASGTTFAAGTLTFSINGEDVDVAFGGGNINDLRSAINDAGIGVTATTVTGDAGSRLILTSTETGTDAAFSLSVSGGDANLASLATFDVANPNARTAQNAIIEVDGETVTSQSNEFSTVISGVTITAKTVGSSTVDIARTDANVLDTVKEFVTAYNAAVNELKTSSAYNAESGSAGVLNGDGTVRTLQGLLRSTAGASPAELAGTAFANLSSLGVSFQRDGTLALDETKLKNAIDTDFGAVTSTLNTIGASMETLADEVTSFDGLLANRTDGLNQSVDRLDDQRTRLEYQLELTEKRIRAQYVALDTLMGQLNTTSSYLTQQLASLNASRSS; this is encoded by the coding sequence ATGGCAGGGTCCATCTCTTCTCTCGGTATCGGTTCTGGCCTCGACGCCAACAGCATCGTCGAGAAGCTGATGGCCATCGAGCGCGCACCGCTTACCGCGCTGAACCGGCGTGAAGCCTCCTACCAGGCCAAGATCTCCGCGTTCGGCACCATCAAGACGCGCTTCGACGCGCTCCAGACGGCAGCGGACAAACTTGCCGACCCGGCAAAGCTTGCCGGCTTCACGGCAAGCCTGGGGGACGAGGACGTGCTGAGCGTGGCGCCTGGCGCATTCGCCAGCGGCGGCAGCTACAACGTCAATGTCGTCCAGGTGGCCCAGTCGCAGAAATCGCTGTCCAACCTGTACGCCTCGGGCACCACCTTCGCGGCAGGAACCCTCACCTTCTCCATCAACGGCGAGGACGTCGACGTCGCCTTCGGCGGTGGCAACATCAACGACCTGCGCTCCGCGATCAACGACGCCGGCATCGGTGTGACCGCGACGACGGTCACCGGCGATGCCGGCTCACGCCTCATACTGACCTCGACCGAAACCGGCACCGACGCCGCATTCAGCCTCTCGGTGAGCGGCGGCGACGCCAACCTGGCGAGCCTGGCGACCTTCGATGTCGCCAACCCCAACGCCCGGACGGCGCAGAACGCAATCATCGAGGTCGATGGCGAAACCGTCACCTCGCAGAGCAACGAGTTTTCCACGGTGATCTCGGGCGTGACCATCACCGCCAAGACCGTGGGCAGCTCGACGGTGGACATCGCCCGTACCGACGCCAACGTCCTCGATACCGTCAAGGAGTTCGTCACCGCCTACAACGCTGCGGTGAACGAGCTGAAGACCAGCAGTGCCTACAACGCCGAGTCCGGTTCCGCGGGCGTGCTCAACGGCGACGGGACCGTACGCACCCTGCAGGGCCTGCTGCGCTCGACCGCCGGCGCCTCCCCGGCGGAACTGGCCGGCACGGCCTTCGCCAACCTCTCCTCGCTGGGTGTGTCCTTCCAGCGCGACGGCACGCTGGCCCTGGACGAGACCAAGCTGAAGAACGCGATCGACACCGACTTCGGCGCGGTCACCTCTACGCTCAACACCATCGGCGCGTCGATGGAAACGCTGGCCGACGAGGTCACCTCCTTCGATGGCCTGCTCGCCAACCGCACCGACGGTCTCAACCAGTCGGTCGACCGTCTCGACGACCAGCGCACCCGCCTGGAATACCAGCTCGAACTGACCGAGAAACGGATCCGGGCACAGTACGTGGCCCTTGATACACTGATGGGCCAGTTGAACACCACCTCGTCCTACCTGACGCAGCAACTAGCCAGCCTCAACGCATCGCGCAGCAGCTGA
- a CDS encoding flagellar protein FlaG, with translation MAIQPVQSGLPAPQASFKLGPADTTPQPPTANTQGGVSPLAVSGTPGTNPAQNATGGNLRPADAQSQADGKENASEEQLSNAIARIEKALEPVVRDISFSIHDRTGDVVVKVVDRESQEVIRQIPSEELLRIAERIEELGSNSTAPGLLLRQEA, from the coding sequence ATGGCCATCCAACCTGTGCAGAGCGGGCTTCCGGCTCCTCAAGCCAGTTTCAAGCTAGGCCCGGCAGACACAACGCCGCAGCCCCCGACTGCAAACACGCAGGGCGGGGTTTCGCCGCTTGCGGTCTCCGGCACTCCGGGCACGAATCCTGCTCAGAATGCAACGGGCGGCAACTTGCGCCCGGCGGACGCTCAGTCGCAAGCAGACGGCAAGGAAAACGCGAGCGAGGAGCAGCTGTCGAACGCCATCGCGCGGATCGAGAAAGCCCTTGAACCGGTGGTGCGGGACATCTCGTTCAGCATCCACGACAGGACCGGCGACGTGGTGGTGAAGGTGGTCGATCGCGAGTCGCAGGAAGTCATTCGACAGATTCCGTCCGAAGAGCTTCTGCGCATCGCCGAGCGGATCGAGGAACTCGGCTCGAACAGCACGGCGCCCGGTCTGCTTCTCAGGCAGGAGGCCTGA
- a CDS encoding flagellin, with amino-acid sequence MAQVINTNTYSFNAQRHLNKNSLGLSTALERLSSGLRVNSAKDDAAGLAVAQRMESDARGLTVAMRNAADGISFGQTADGALGTVGEILQRMRELAVQSLNGTISDTERGYLNNEYTALNTEVGALQGAAKLNNQSVFGSFTFQTGAASGQTIAGTFTSVAAPGGGIGSSAAATTALGAIDTALNSVASNRSSIGATMSSLQFRIQQIETARENQYAARSRIMDADFAAETASLSRSQILQQSGVAMVAQANAVPQNVLSLLR; translated from the coding sequence ATGGCACAAGTAATCAACACCAACACCTACTCGTTCAATGCGCAACGGCACCTGAACAAGAACTCGCTGGGCCTCTCGACCGCGCTCGAGCGCCTGTCCTCCGGCCTGCGGGTCAACTCCGCCAAGGACGACGCCGCCGGCCTGGCCGTCGCCCAGCGCATGGAGTCCGACGCACGCGGCCTGACCGTCGCCATGCGTAACGCCGCCGACGGCATCTCCTTCGGGCAGACCGCCGACGGCGCGCTCGGCACCGTGGGCGAGATCCTGCAGCGCATGCGCGAGCTGGCCGTGCAGTCGCTCAACGGCACCATCTCCGACACCGAGCGCGGCTACCTGAACAACGAGTACACCGCCCTGAACACCGAAGTCGGCGCGCTGCAAGGTGCAGCCAAGCTGAACAACCAGTCGGTTTTCGGCTCCTTCACCTTCCAGACGGGTGCGGCCTCCGGCCAGACCATCGCCGGCACCTTCACCAGCGTGGCGGCCCCCGGCGGCGGCATCGGTTCCAGCGCCGCGGCGACGACCGCCCTCGGTGCGATCGACACCGCGCTGAACTCGGTGGCCTCCAACCGCTCCAGCATCGGCGCCACGATGTCCTCGCTGCAGTTCCGCATCCAGCAGATCGAAACCGCGCGCGAGAACCAGTACGCCGCACGCAGCCGCATCATGGACGCCGACTTCGCCGCGGAAACCGCCTCCCTGTCGCGCTCGCAGATCCTGCAGCAGTCCGGTGTGGCCATGGTCGCCCAGGCCAACGCCGTGCCGCAGAACGTGCTCTCGCTGCTGCGCTGA
- a CDS encoding flagellin: protein MAQVINTNTYSFNAQRHLNKNSLGLSTALERLSSGLRVNSAKDDAAGLAVAQRMESDARGLTVAMRNAADGISFGQTADGALGTVGEILQRMRELAVQSLNGTISDTERGYLNNEFTALQTEVTALQGAAKLNNQSVFGSFTFQTGAASGQTIAGTFTSVTTPVGTINTSGNASTALTNIDTALNSVASNRSSIGATMSSLQFRIQQIETARENQYAARSRIMDADFAAETASLSRSQILQQSGVAMVAQANAVPQNVLSLLR from the coding sequence ATGGCACAAGTAATCAACACCAACACCTACTCGTTCAATGCGCAACGGCACCTGAACAAGAACTCGCTGGGCCTCTCGACCGCGCTCGAGCGCCTGTCCTCCGGCCTGCGGGTCAACTCCGCCAAGGACGACGCCGCCGGCTTGGCCGTCGCCCAGCGCATGGAGTCCGACGCACGCGGCCTGACCGTCGCCATGCGTAACGCCGCCGACGGCATCTCCTTCGGCCAGACCGCCGACGGCGCGCTCGGCACCGTGGGCGAGATCCTGCAGCGCATGCGCGAGCTGGCCGTGCAGTCGCTCAACGGCACCATCTCCGACACCGAGCGCGGCTACCTGAACAACGAGTTCACCGCACTGCAGACCGAAGTCACCGCGCTGCAGGGTGCAGCCAAGCTGAACAACCAGTCGGTCTTCGGCTCCTTCACCTTCCAGACCGGTGCGGCCTCCGGCCAGACCATCGCCGGCACCTTCACCAGCGTGACCACGCCGGTCGGCACGATCAACACCAGCGGCAACGCATCGACCGCCCTGACCAATATCGACACCGCACTGAACTCGGTGGCCTCCAACCGCTCCAGCATCGGCGCCACGATGTCCTCGCTGCAGTTCCGCATCCAGCAGATCGAAACCGCGCGCGAGAACCAGTACGCCGCACGTAGCCGCATCATGGACGCCGACTTCGCCGCGGAAACCGCCTCCCTGTCGCGCTCGCAGATCCTGCAGCAGTCCGGTGTGGCCATGGTCGCCCAGGCCAACGCCGTGCCGCAGAACGTGCTCTCGCTGCTGCGCTGA
- a CDS encoding flagellin codes for MPQVINTNIYSLNAQRNLNKNSLGLSTALERLSSGLRVNSSKDDAAGLAVAQRMESDARGLTVAMRNASDGISFGQTADGALGTVAEILQRMRELAVQSLNGTISDTERGYLNNEFTALQTQVTDLQGAAKLNNQSVFGTFNFQTGAAAGQTITGTFTSVATPAGAIGTSAGAATALTNIDTALDSVAANRATVGATMSALQFRIQQIETARENQWAARSRIMDADFAAETAALSRAQILQQSGVAMVAQANAVPQNVLSLLQG; via the coding sequence ATGCCGCAGGTCATCAATACCAACATCTACTCCCTGAATGCCCAGCGCAATCTGAACAAGAACTCGCTCGGGCTCTCCACCGCGCTGGAGCGGCTGTCCTCGGGCCTGCGCGTGAACTCGTCCAAGGACGATGCGGCCGGCCTGGCGGTTGCCCAGCGCATGGAATCCGATGCGCGCGGCCTGACCGTAGCCATGCGCAACGCCTCGGACGGCATCTCCTTCGGGCAGACCGCCGACGGCGCGCTCGGCACCGTGGCCGAGATTCTCCAGCGCATGCGCGAACTGGCGGTGCAATCGCTCAACGGCACCATCTCCGATACCGAACGCGGCTACCTCAACAACGAATTCACCGCACTGCAGACCCAGGTCACCGATCTGCAGGGTGCGGCCAAGCTGAACAACCAGTCGGTCTTCGGTACCTTCAACTTCCAGACCGGCGCAGCCGCCGGCCAGACCATCACCGGCACCTTCACCAGCGTCGCCACGCCGGCCGGCGCCATCGGCACCAGCGCGGGCGCAGCGACGGCACTGACCAATATCGACACCGCCCTCGACTCGGTTGCCGCCAACCGCGCGACGGTCGGCGCCACGATGTCGGCCCTGCAGTTCCGCATCCAGCAGATCGAAACCGCTCGCGAGAACCAGTGGGCTGCGCGCAGCCGCATCATGGACGCCGACTTCGCCGCCGAGACCGCCGCGCTGTCCCGCGCCCAGATCCTGCAGCAATCCGGCGTGGCCATGGTCGCCCAGGCCAACGCGGTGCCGCAGAACGTGCTCTCGCTGCTGCAAGGCTGA
- a CDS encoding class I SAM-dependent methyltransferase, producing MDSTHDGYITDVAYIDNYYEQLSPLAINYLAALNGHLPRNPDDFDYCELGCGNGLSLVVHAATHPGGRFTGIDVIPDHIARARGLADAAGLTNLALYADSIADWVARDDGQKFDFIAMHGLYTWVSDAVRADIHRFIERRLKPGGLVLVSYNAKPGFSAREPLRNIMRRFATPLSTNPLERAHLGLSYLRLMLNAQVPFFRLNPELAKYAESLFDKDPHYIAHEFFHDDWHIFGVDEVAGAMQNSGLAFAGTLPLWQNHADIDVPANVSGLFNAQTERVTREVHKDFLYNTVFRTDLYVAAPADAAPLPRTETLAAMCFRAAVPATDVQFAPLAGANQLSLNTPLHRTVFALLQDQARTFADLAAQPALAGHGRDDLVAALTQWVLSGQVRPTLPAPLPPSHPVIAATNRALLAEAFAAGDRDGALLLSPCYGSAFWFDKTQALALAVLADPAAGEAGATLAELMKHCGLSMEEDGRALDEEALANLAMDLSDDLEASGALTQARLLGVVG from the coding sequence ATGGATTCGACCCACGACGGCTACATCACCGACGTCGCCTACATCGACAACTACTACGAGCAGCTCAGCCCGCTGGCGATCAACTATCTGGCCGCCCTGAACGGCCACCTGCCCCGCAACCCCGACGACTTCGACTACTGCGAGCTGGGTTGCGGCAACGGACTCTCACTGGTGGTGCACGCCGCCACCCACCCCGGCGGACGCTTCACCGGCATCGACGTCATCCCGGACCACATCGCCCGCGCACGCGGGCTGGCCGATGCCGCCGGCCTGACCAACCTGGCCCTGTACGCCGACTCCATCGCCGACTGGGTGGCGCGGGATGACGGCCAGAAGTTCGACTTCATCGCGATGCACGGGCTATACACCTGGGTCTCGGACGCGGTGCGCGCGGACATCCACCGCTTCATCGAGCGCCGGCTCAAGCCCGGCGGCCTGGTGCTGGTGAGCTACAACGCCAAACCGGGCTTCTCGGCCCGGGAGCCGCTGCGCAACATCATGCGCCGCTTCGCCACCCCGCTGTCGACCAACCCGCTGGAGCGCGCCCATCTCGGCCTTTCCTACCTGCGCCTGATGCTCAACGCCCAGGTGCCGTTCTTCCGCCTCAACCCCGAACTCGCGAAGTACGCCGAATCCCTGTTCGACAAGGATCCCCACTACATCGCCCACGAGTTCTTCCACGACGACTGGCACATCTTCGGCGTCGACGAGGTGGCGGGCGCCATGCAGAACTCCGGCCTGGCGTTCGCCGGCACGCTCCCGCTGTGGCAGAACCACGCCGACATCGACGTGCCGGCCAATGTCTCGGGCCTGTTCAATGCCCAGACCGAGCGCGTCACCCGCGAGGTCCACAAGGACTTCCTCTACAACACCGTCTTTCGCACCGACCTTTATGTGGCGGCACCCGCCGATGCGGCGCCCTTGCCGCGCACGGAAACCCTGGCCGCGATGTGCTTCCGTGCCGCCGTACCGGCCACTGACGTGCAGTTCGCTCCGCTCGCCGGGGCCAATCAGCTCAGTCTCAACACCCCGCTTCACCGAACCGTCTTCGCCCTGCTGCAGGACCAGGCACGCACTTTCGCCGATCTCGCGGCCCAGCCGGCGCTTGCCGGCCACGGCCGCGACGACCTCGTCGCCGCGCTGACCCAGTGGGTGCTGTCCGGCCAGGTGCGCCCGACCCTTCCGGCACCGCTGCCCCCGTCACACCCGGTGATCGCCGCAACGAACCGCGCCCTGCTCGCCGAGGCCTTCGCCGCCGGCGACCGGGACGGCGCCTTGCTGCTCTCACCCTGCTACGGGTCCGCATTCTGGTTCGACAAGACCCAGGCGCTGGCACTCGCCGTCCTGGCCGATCCGGCTGCCGGAGAAGCGGGCGCGACGCTCGCCGAGCTGATGAAGCACTGCGGTCTCAGCATGGAAGAGGATGGCCGCGCCCTGGACGAGGAGGCGCTGGCCAATCTGGCGATGGACCTGTCCGACGACCTGGAAGCCAGCGGCGCACTTACGCAGGCCCGGCTGCTCGGCGTGGTCGGCTGA